The Bacteroidota bacterium genomic interval CTTCTTCTGATGAAGTGAATGTGGATTCTTTGCCCGAAACTTTCAGGAATGGTTTTATCTCATTTGTAATAGGTGCCAGACATGCCACCAAAAGACTTCCCAACGATAAGATTATTTCGGTCTGCAGGAAAATCAATTTACCGGTCATTCTTTTGGGTGGTAAAGAGGATATGGCCAATGGAGATGAAATAGCCGAAATTGCCGGAGAGAAAATCCTCAATATGTGTGGTAAACTTAACCTGAATCAATCGGCTTCGCTCGTCAGGCAGTCACGGTTGGTAATTAGTCACGATACCGGCCTAATGCATATTGCTGCAGCATTTAAGAAAAAAATTATTTCTGTATGGGGAAATACAGTTCCTGAATTTGGCATGTATCCTTATCAGCCGGATGAGGATTCGCAAATCATTGAAGTTCCCGGATTGAAATGCCGGCCTTGTTCAAAGCTGGGTTATGAAAAATGTCCCCAAAAGCATTTTAATTGTATGAATTTAATTGACGAGGCCCGAATTGTAACTCTGGCTGTCCGTTGGTTCGGTTAATCTTCCGGAAGCTCACCCCCTGGTTTTATGCATTTGGCTTTGTGGTTTTATTTGGAAAATATGTAAATTGCAAGGAGATTTTTGGGCGACTAATTATTTTATTTGAAAATCTGATTGGAAGGATAGTTATTTAATAAAAGGGCTATGAAAAGGTTGCTTTTAATTTGCATTTTATTTTTTATGCAGTTGTGTGTAATGGCTCAATGTATGGACGTCCCCGGTAATTGTAAATTGGAGACCAAAGAAGATTTCGACAGACAGGAACCTTCGGTCATTAAATGCATAGACTGGTTCCTAAGTACGCCAATAGATGAGGTTGGTAATAACCGGAATGAAGTAAGTTCATTCATTATGAAATGGATTTCCGGCACCCCGACGGTGACAGTGGTCATTAGCGATGTTCTCAAACCTTTGATGGAAGAAAAGGGTTATCCTTATTCTACTGATCTGATCATGGTTTATGTTGCGGGTATGGCAAAATTTGCTATCCAAAATCCCGGAAATGATGATAAAACAAAAGTTCAACTGTTTGGAATCGAAAGTATGATTAATAGTTATTCCAAAATAAGCGGGAAATGTAAATCCAAATCCATGGAGAAATTTATCAGTCTTCAGAAAAAAGGCCAATTGGAGTTGTGGGTATCCAATCATCTATAATTCTGCTCTGCTGTCAAATTTATTGGCAAAAATCAACTAATTTCAAATGAAAGAAAAGGGGCTGTCTACAAAAAATAGGCAGCCCCTTTATGAAGTGAAGTATAAATTATTGTACTTTCTTAGCTAATTCGCTACCAGCTTTGAATTTAACCACTTTTTTGGCTTTAATCTGAATGGGCTTGCCAGTTTGTGGATTCCTTCCGGTTCTTGCATTCCTTTTTGCTACAGCAAATGATCCGAAACCAACCAATGCAACGCGATCACCTTTTTTCAGTGCAGCAGAAGTGCTTTTAATAAATGCATCTAAAGCTTTTTTAGCATCAGCTTTTGTTAATTTTGATTCACCAGCAATAGAATCAATTAATTGTGCTTTGTTCATAATTTAATAATTTAGGGTTAGTACATCTTTTAAAAGATAAATATACACAAATATAGATTATTTCTGGGTTTGAGCAAATATACTGTAGCAAAATTATTGATATATTGATAAAAAGCTATTTTTATTTACTAAAATGCTGATTTTGTGGGATAAAAGTAATCATTTAATTTACAAGGACATTGATTTTATTTGTAAAAACAAAAATATTTTACATGAAAATTACTATTTAAGGGTTAAAAGACGTCAGAAAAATCACAAATGCTTTCAAACTGTGGATTAAATGTGTTCAATCTTTCTCTTTTCCCGGCATATAGCAGAGCTGTGTCTTTCTTTTTTTTAAATTCCTTTTTTTCATGAGGGTAGGTACAGAATCATTTTTAAAGCCTTAAGGAATCAGGGGGTTAGAGAGTGATTAGGAAAATGAATGTATTTCTGAAAGTTATTGAAAAATGTTGCCGAACTCAATTCGCTCCCCTTTATTTTAGAGAAAAGCAATTGATATAGTAAATAGATTTTCAGATATATGCTAAATTATTTTTCAATATCAGGCAAAAATAGAGCCTAAAACTTTTCAAATGGAAAAATAAATTATACTTTTGTGGCCATGGAGAAATGGCAGAGCGGTCGAATGCGGCGGTCTTGAAAACCGTTGTCCGCTGTAAAGTGGACCGGGGGTTCGAATCCCTCTTTCTCCGCCAGAGGTTGAACTAATTGTGCTGTTAATGGGGTGCAGTTAGTTTTTTTAATATTAGGGTATTCTATTTATAAGGAGAGCTGCCGGAGTGGCCGAACGGGACAGTCCCGAAAACTGTTGTGCGGCTTGCTGCACCGAGGGTTCGAATCCCCCGCTCTCCGCAAAAAATAAAAAGCTTGTAAATCAAAATTTTGCAGGCTTTTTCTTTTTACCGGTAAAATATAAATTGATTTTGTAGGATCCTAGCAAAACCCTGTGTTTTGCATTTAGAAAAAAATTATCTTCTTCATTGCCGTTGGCTTCAGCCAACGGATTTTATAAAGCAATATTTTTTGCGGCTTTAGCCAAATTTTCCGGTATTATTTTGAACTACTGTTGGGCTAAAGCCTAAGAAATATTATTATTTCTTCAGAATCCGTCAGCTGAAGCTGACGGCAATGAAAACCAAAATTTAGGAGAATAAAAAGCTATATTAATTATTCAAACCTGTTACGTTTATCCACAGGATTTTACTGGTGATCCATTTTGTGCGGATACGTACATTGCACCTCCATCAATTCAGACCAGAAAAGATATGCCCCCTTCGATATCCCCCTGAGCGAGGTTTACGGAATTTACGGGGTGGTTCTTGATATGTCCTTAAAATAATTGGTTGAAACTGAACAACGTATTAAAATAGTTTTTACTTTTCGATTTCGATAACATAAGTAATTATTGAATTAAGCGATTTTAGTAGTTATAAATAGAAAAAAAAGATAAGCTTAATGGGAAAGTAACTACGAGATTGCAGTTACAGAAATGTTAGCACACATAATAAAAAACACTACTCACCATGAAAACAATTACGAAAGAACAAGAGTACAAATTGATTAGTCAAAAGTTGGATTTAGAAAAACAGATTCATTTCAACGAGATGGATAAGCAATTTTGTACAAACCCTTCTGAGATTGCTTCAATTGAATTGGTTTTGAAAGATTTGAAAGTATCATTAACTAATATTTCTAACGAATTGACTGATATTAGCACCCCTTTAGCTAGTATTGAGATTAAGGATTCTCTTATTCGTACATTTATTCAAATGAAATCTGCAATTTCAAATGTAAAGTATGATTTGCCTATTTCTAGGAGTCAAAGTTTAATTTTTGAAAATTATTTTGCTTCTAAAATATT includes:
- a CDS encoding glycosyltransferase family 9 protein yields the protein MIKFLIIRFSSIGDIVLTTPVVRCLKKQLEGAEIHYVTKKKFASVLYGNPYIDKIHLFDGDLNKTITELKSEKFDYVIDLHHNLRSLIVKFRLGVMDFSFNKLNLKKWLLVHFKINKLPRVHIVNRYLDTVKLFDIVNDNQGLDYFIPSSDEVNVDSLPETFRNGFISFVIGARHATKRLPNDKIISVCRKINLPVILLGGKEDMANGDEIAEIAGEKILNMCGKLNLNQSASLVRQSRLVISHDTGLMHIAAAFKKKIISVWGNTVPEFGMYPYQPDEDSQIIEVPGLKCRPCSKLGYEKCPQKHFNCMNLIDEARIVTLAVRWFG
- a CDS encoding HU family DNA-binding protein, producing the protein MNKAQLIDSIAGESKLTKADAKKALDAFIKSTSAALKKGDRVALVGFGSFAVAKRNARTGRNPQTGKPIQIKAKKVVKFKAGSELAKKVQ